A window of the Alnus glutinosa chromosome 4, dhAlnGlut1.1, whole genome shotgun sequence genome harbors these coding sequences:
- the LOC133866786 gene encoding O-fucosyltransferase 7 isoform X1, which produces MKRRRWRPLALLRKLLTCAICAIALVALLSAHVHVFPSSQVPNFSDPYKLPTQREFKQRLGTERSWTQELTPPHLSKAPSSSRQLGRASGISELFKLWKPPPNRDFVPCAMPSPNYTSPVESRGYLLVHTNGGLNQMRAGICDMVAVARIINATLVIPELDKRSFWQDSSNFSDVFDEDHFIYALANDVKVVKKLPKELATATRAVKHFRSWSSMDYYQEEIASMWEDYQVIRAAKSDSRLANNNLPPDIQKLRCRACYEALRFAPQIEAMGKLLVNRMRSNGPYIALHLRYEKDMLAFSGCTHDLSPDEADELRMIRENTAHWKIKEIDSSEQRAKGYCPLTPKEVGIFLSALGYPSNTPIYIAAGEIYGGDLHMADLRSRYPILMSKEKLASVELLEPFMDHASQLAALDCIVSVESDVFIPSYSGNMARAVEGHRRFLGHRKTISPDRKALVRLFDKIEQGTMKEGKNLSNRVIEIHKKRQGSPRKRKGPISGTKGMDRFRSEEAFYVNPLPDCLCRMESPNINASHDIK; this is translated from the exons atgaagaggCGCAGGTGGAGGCCCTTGGCGCTACTGCGGAAGCTGCTCACGTGCGCCATCTGCGCAATAGCCCTCGTGGCTCTCCTCTCCGCGCACGTCCACGTTTTCCCTTCCTCCCAAGTCCCTAACTTCTCTGACCCCTACAAGCTCCCCACG CAACGTGAATTCAAACAGAGATTGGGCACAGAGCGAAGCTGGACACAAGAGCTCACTCCGCCCCATTTGTCCAAAGCTCCTAGCTCTTCTCGCCAG TTGGGTCGTGCTAGTGGGATTTCGGAGTTGTTCAAGCTATGGAAGCCTCCACCAAATCGTGATTTTGTGCCATGCGCCATGCCTAGCCCTAATTATACAT CTCCTGTAGAGTCGCGAGGTTACCTTCTGGTCCATACAAATGGTGGCCTCAACCAGATGCGTGCTGGG ATATGTGACATGGTAGCTGTAGCTCGTATCATAAATGCGACTCTTGTAATTCCAGAACTTGATAAGCGGTCATTTTGGCAAGACTCTAG CAACTTCTCAGATGTTTTTGATGAAGATCATTTTATTTATGCTCTGGCCAATGATGTAAAAGTTGTAAAAAAGCTTCCTAAGGAACTGGCTACAGCTACTAGAGCAGTGAAGCATTTTAGAAGCTGGTCTAGCATGGATTATTACCAGGAGGAGATAGCTAGCATGTGGGAAGATTATCAG GTTATTCGTGCTGCCAAATCTGATTCTCGTTTAGCAAATAACAATTTACCCCCAGACATCCAGAAATTGCGCTGCCGTGCTTGTTATGAAGCTCTCCGTTTTGCACCTCAAATTGAAGCAATGGGAAAA TTGTTGGTCAATCGGATGAGGTCCAATGGTCCTTACATCGCTCTGCATTTACGGTATGAGAAGGACATGCTTGCCTTTAGTGGCTGCACACATGATCTGTCTCCAGATGAAGCTGACGAATTAAGGATGATCAG GGAGAACACTGCACACTGGAAAATAAAGGAGATTGATTCTTCAGAACAGAGAGCCAAAGGTTACTGCCCTTTAACTCCTAAGGAAGTCGGAATTTTTCTCTCTGCTCTTGGATACCCATCAAACACCCCTATATACATTGCTGCTGGAGAGATATATGGGGGTGATTTGCATATGGCTGATCTGCGATCCCGCTATCCCATATTAATGAGCAAG GAAAAATTGGCATCTGTTGAGTTGCTTGAGCCTTTTATGGATCATGCCTCTCAACTTGCTGCGCTTGACTGCATTGTATCTGTTGAAAGTGATGTATTTATTCCATCGTACTCCGGGAACATGGCAAGGGCAGTTGAAGGTCATCGTCGTTTTCTTGGGCATAGGAAAACAATATCTCCTGACAG GAAAGCTCTTGTTCGTCTCTTTGACAAAATTGAGCAGGGAACCATGAAAGAAGgcaaaaatttatcaaatcgAGTTATTGAAATCCATAAAAAACG GCAAGGATCTCCAAGGAAGAGAAAAGGCCCCATTTCAGGAACCAAGGGCATGGATAGGTTTCGTTCAGAAGAGGCCTTTTACGTAAACCCTTTACCGGATTGTTTATGTCGGATGGAATCACCAAATATAAACGCCTCACACGATATCAAGTAG
- the LOC133866786 gene encoding O-fucosyltransferase 7 isoform X2, which yields MPSPNYTSPVESRGYLLVHTNGGLNQMRAGICDMVAVARIINATLVIPELDKRSFWQDSSNFSDVFDEDHFIYALANDVKVVKKLPKELATATRAVKHFRSWSSMDYYQEEIASMWEDYQVIRAAKSDSRLANNNLPPDIQKLRCRACYEALRFAPQIEAMGKLLVNRMRSNGPYIALHLRYEKDMLAFSGCTHDLSPDEADELRMIRENTAHWKIKEIDSSEQRAKGYCPLTPKEVGIFLSALGYPSNTPIYIAAGEIYGGDLHMADLRSRYPILMSKEKLASVELLEPFMDHASQLAALDCIVSVESDVFIPSYSGNMARAVEGHRRFLGHRKTISPDRKALVRLFDKIEQGTMKEGKNLSNRVIEIHKKRQGSPRKRKGPISGTKGMDRFRSEEAFYVNPLPDCLCRMESPNINASHDIK from the exons ATGCCTAGCCCTAATTATACAT CTCCTGTAGAGTCGCGAGGTTACCTTCTGGTCCATACAAATGGTGGCCTCAACCAGATGCGTGCTGGG ATATGTGACATGGTAGCTGTAGCTCGTATCATAAATGCGACTCTTGTAATTCCAGAACTTGATAAGCGGTCATTTTGGCAAGACTCTAG CAACTTCTCAGATGTTTTTGATGAAGATCATTTTATTTATGCTCTGGCCAATGATGTAAAAGTTGTAAAAAAGCTTCCTAAGGAACTGGCTACAGCTACTAGAGCAGTGAAGCATTTTAGAAGCTGGTCTAGCATGGATTATTACCAGGAGGAGATAGCTAGCATGTGGGAAGATTATCAG GTTATTCGTGCTGCCAAATCTGATTCTCGTTTAGCAAATAACAATTTACCCCCAGACATCCAGAAATTGCGCTGCCGTGCTTGTTATGAAGCTCTCCGTTTTGCACCTCAAATTGAAGCAATGGGAAAA TTGTTGGTCAATCGGATGAGGTCCAATGGTCCTTACATCGCTCTGCATTTACGGTATGAGAAGGACATGCTTGCCTTTAGTGGCTGCACACATGATCTGTCTCCAGATGAAGCTGACGAATTAAGGATGATCAG GGAGAACACTGCACACTGGAAAATAAAGGAGATTGATTCTTCAGAACAGAGAGCCAAAGGTTACTGCCCTTTAACTCCTAAGGAAGTCGGAATTTTTCTCTCTGCTCTTGGATACCCATCAAACACCCCTATATACATTGCTGCTGGAGAGATATATGGGGGTGATTTGCATATGGCTGATCTGCGATCCCGCTATCCCATATTAATGAGCAAG GAAAAATTGGCATCTGTTGAGTTGCTTGAGCCTTTTATGGATCATGCCTCTCAACTTGCTGCGCTTGACTGCATTGTATCTGTTGAAAGTGATGTATTTATTCCATCGTACTCCGGGAACATGGCAAGGGCAGTTGAAGGTCATCGTCGTTTTCTTGGGCATAGGAAAACAATATCTCCTGACAG GAAAGCTCTTGTTCGTCTCTTTGACAAAATTGAGCAGGGAACCATGAAAGAAGgcaaaaatttatcaaatcgAGTTATTGAAATCCATAAAAAACG GCAAGGATCTCCAAGGAAGAGAAAAGGCCCCATTTCAGGAACCAAGGGCATGGATAGGTTTCGTTCAGAAGAGGCCTTTTACGTAAACCCTTTACCGGATTGTTTATGTCGGATGGAATCACCAAATATAAACGCCTCACACGATATCAAGTAG
- the LOC133865342 gene encoding thylakoid lumenal 29 kDa protein, chloroplastic — protein sequence MGVSFLSTFTPLLSLVPVPSHRTATIAAATRYPSHAVTICCYKMETDVTAEDEDRFRRRDILKCFGVTIGMELMASSGLFVEKASAADLIQLRQRSEFLSSIKRTLSTAIKGSPDLIPPILTLALNDAVTYDKATKSGGPNASIRFSSELSRPENKGLSAALNLLEEAKKEIDSYSKGGPISYTDLIQYAAQGALKATFLASAIRKCGGNEEKGNLLYTAYGSSGQWALFDKQFGRADAQEPDPEGRVPQWQKASVKEIKDKFSAIGFGPRQVAVMSAFMAPDQAATEAFLATDPDVSPWVQKYQRSRETVSQTDYEVDLITALTKMSCLGQQINYEAYTYPVKKVDLGKLKL from the exons ATGGGGGTCTCCTTCCTCTCAACTTTCACTCCTTTGCTTTCCCTTGTTCCTGTCCCATCTCACAGGACAGCTACCATTGCTGCTGCCACCAGATATCCCTCTCATGCA GTTACAATTTGTTGTTACAAAATGGAAACTGATGTTACTGCTGAGGATGAGGATCGGTTCCGTAGGAGGGACATTCTTAAATGTTTTGGTGTTACCATTGGCATG GAATTAATGGCAAGCTCTGGATTATTTGTGGAAAAAGCTAGTGCTGCTGATTTGATACAACTAAGACAGCGTTCTGAATTTCTTT CTAGTATCAAGAGGACCCTGTCTACGGCTATAAAG GGAAGTCCAGACCTTATTCCACCCATATTAACTTTGGCACTGAATGATGCCGTGACTTATGATAAG GCAACAAAATCTGGGGGCCCAAATGCATCCATACGGTTCAG TTCAGAGTTAAGTAGGCCTGAAAACAAAGGGCTTTCTGCTGCTTTGAATTTATTAGAGGAAGCAAAGAAAGAGATAGATTCATATTCCAAGGGTGGACCGATTTCCTATACAGATCTCATCCAATATGCAG CGCAAGGTGCCCTCAAGGCTACATTCCTAGCTTCTGCCATTCGTAAATGTGGTGGGAATGAAGAGAAAGGGAACTTGTTATATACTGCATATGGTTCAAGTGGGCAG TGGGCGTTGTTCGACAAGCAATTTGGAAGGGCAGATGCCCAAGAGCCAGATCCAGAGGGAAGGGTTCCCCAATGGCAGAAAGCGAGTGTTAAGGAAATTAAAGACAAGTTCTCAGCTATTGGCTTTGGTCCACGCCAG GTAGCTGTGATGTCTGCATTCATGGCTCCAGATCAGGCTGCAACTGAGGCCTTCTTGGCCACTGATCCGGATGTTTCTCCATGGGTTCAGAAATATCAACGGAGCAGAGAAACCGTATCTCAGACGGATTATGAG GTTGATCTGATAACGGCGCTCACAAAAATGAGTTGCTTGGGTCAGCAAATCAATTACGAGGCATATACATATCCCGTGAAAAAAGTTGATTTGGGCAAACTCAAATTATAG
- the LOC133865730 gene encoding serine--tRNA ligase, chloroplastic/mitochondrial isoform X2 encodes MKGKLEPSERQRLIEEGKNLKEGLVTLEEDLLKLTDELQQEAQCIPNITHPDVPIGGEDCSVIRKTVGNPPQFSFPVKDHLQLGKELDLFDFDAAAEVSGSKFYYLKNEAVMLEMALINWTLSEVMKKGFTPLTTPEIVRSSVVEKCGFQPRGANTQVYSIENSDQCLIGTAEIPVGGIHMDSMLAESLLPLKYAAFSHCFRTEAGAAGTATRGLYRVHQFSKVEMFIFCRPEESESYHEELIKIEEDLFASLGLHYKTLDMASGDLGAPAYRKFDVEAWMPGLERFGEISSASNCTDYQSRRLGIRYRPSEPSSNIPKRGKGNLAPPKFVHTLNATACAVPRMIVCLLENYQQEDGSVIIPEPLRPFMGGLGIIAPKSG; translated from the exons ATGAAAGGGAAACTAGAACCATCCGAGCGTCAGAGACTCATAGAGGAAG gaaagaatctgaaggaaGGACTTGTTACCTTGGAAGAAGACCTGCTTAAACTTACTGACGAGCTTCAGCAGGAAGCGCAGTGTATTCCAAATATAACTCATCCTGATGTTCCGATTGGAGGAGAGGACTGTTCTGTGATAAGAAAGACG GTTGGTAACCCACCCCAGTTTAGCTTCCCTGTCAAGGATCACCTTCAACTGGGGAAGGAACTTGATCTTTTTGATTTCGATGCTGCTGCTGAG GTCAGTGGATCAAAATTCTACTACCTGAAGAATGAAGCAGTTATGTTAGAAATGGCCCTTATTAATTGGACACTCTCAGAAGTCATGAAGAAGGGCTTCACACCTTTGACAACTCCAGAGATCGTAAGGTCTTCTGTTGTTGAAAAATGTGGTTTCCAACCTCGTGGAGCAAATACCCAG GTTTATTCTATTGAAAATAGTGACCAGTGCCTCATTGGCACTGCAGAGATTCCAGTGGGGGGAATTCATATGGATTCTATGCTTGCTGAGTCATTGTTACCGTTGAAGTATGCGGCATTTTCCCATTGCTTCAGAACTGAAGCTGGTGCTGCAGGCACAGCAACAAG GGGGCTATATCGAGTCCACCAGTTCAGCAAGGTGGAGATGTTTATCTTTTGCCGACCAGAGGAGAGCGAATCCTATCATGAGGAGCTGATTAAAATTGAAGAAGACCTCTTTGCATCACTTGGACTGCACTATAA AACTTTGGATATGGCATCAGGGGATTTAGGTGCACCTGCTTATCGTAAATTTGACGTGGAGGCATGGATGCCTGGTTTAGAACGATTTGGCGAG ATATCAAGTGCATCAAATTGTACAGACTATCAAAGTCGACGACTGGGAATCCGGTATCGCCCATCAGAACCGTCATCGAATATCCCTAAAAGGGGTAAAGGAAACCTTGCTCCGCCAAAGTTTGTTCACACATTAAATGCGACTGCCTGTGCAGTGCCACGGATGATTGTTTGCTTGCTTGAGAATTACCAGCAAGAAGACGGCTCTGTTATTATCCCTGAGCCATTGAGGCCCTTCATGGGTGGGCTTGGGATTATAGCTCCTAAATCCGGATAG
- the LOC133865730 gene encoding serine--tRNA ligase, chloroplastic/mitochondrial isoform X1, whose protein sequence is MGLQWCVSGTTLQTLKLASIPTLSSSRFAQPKTLTLDLFFHSRIARARRPPFPVLARALSAPAMAFQTATPPGEKVAKPQWKAAIDFKWIRENKDAIAANIKNRNSIANLEAVLQLYDQMSNLQKEVERLRGERNVVANKMKGKLEPSERQRLIEEGKNLKEGLVTLEEDLLKLTDELQQEAQCIPNITHPDVPIGGEDCSVIRKTVGNPPQFSFPVKDHLQLGKELDLFDFDAAAEVSGSKFYYLKNEAVMLEMALINWTLSEVMKKGFTPLTTPEIVRSSVVEKCGFQPRGANTQVYSIENSDQCLIGTAEIPVGGIHMDSMLAESLLPLKYAAFSHCFRTEAGAAGTATRGLYRVHQFSKVEMFIFCRPEESESYHEELIKIEEDLFASLGLHYKTLDMASGDLGAPAYRKFDVEAWMPGLERFGEISSASNCTDYQSRRLGIRYRPSEPSSNIPKRGKGNLAPPKFVHTLNATACAVPRMIVCLLENYQQEDGSVIIPEPLRPFMGGLGIIAPKSG, encoded by the exons ATGGGTTTGCAATGGTGTGTGAGCGGGACGACCTTACAAACCCTGAAGCTCGCTTCAATTCCGACATTGTCTTCTTCGCGCTTCGCACAGCcgaaaaccctaaccctagacttGTTCTTCCATTCCCGCATTGCCCGTGCTCGGAGGCCCCCATTTCCAGTCCTCGCCAGAGCTCTCTCGGCCCCGGCCATGGCCTTCCAGACCGCGACGCCTCCAGGGGAAAAGG TTGCGAAACCTCAGTGGAAAGCAGCGATAGATTTCAAGTGGATAAGGGAGAACAAGGATGCGATTGCTGCCAACATAAAGAACAGGAACTCCATTGCTAATTTGGAAGCTGTGCTTCAACTCTATGACCAAATGTCCAATCTTCAAAAG GAAGTTGAGCGGCTTCGGGGAGAAAGGAATGTGGTGGCAAACAAGATGAAAGGGAAACTAGAACCATCCGAGCGTCAGAGACTCATAGAGGAAG gaaagaatctgaaggaaGGACTTGTTACCTTGGAAGAAGACCTGCTTAAACTTACTGACGAGCTTCAGCAGGAAGCGCAGTGTATTCCAAATATAACTCATCCTGATGTTCCGATTGGAGGAGAGGACTGTTCTGTGATAAGAAAGACG GTTGGTAACCCACCCCAGTTTAGCTTCCCTGTCAAGGATCACCTTCAACTGGGGAAGGAACTTGATCTTTTTGATTTCGATGCTGCTGCTGAG GTCAGTGGATCAAAATTCTACTACCTGAAGAATGAAGCAGTTATGTTAGAAATGGCCCTTATTAATTGGACACTCTCAGAAGTCATGAAGAAGGGCTTCACACCTTTGACAACTCCAGAGATCGTAAGGTCTTCTGTTGTTGAAAAATGTGGTTTCCAACCTCGTGGAGCAAATACCCAG GTTTATTCTATTGAAAATAGTGACCAGTGCCTCATTGGCACTGCAGAGATTCCAGTGGGGGGAATTCATATGGATTCTATGCTTGCTGAGTCATTGTTACCGTTGAAGTATGCGGCATTTTCCCATTGCTTCAGAACTGAAGCTGGTGCTGCAGGCACAGCAACAAG GGGGCTATATCGAGTCCACCAGTTCAGCAAGGTGGAGATGTTTATCTTTTGCCGACCAGAGGAGAGCGAATCCTATCATGAGGAGCTGATTAAAATTGAAGAAGACCTCTTTGCATCACTTGGACTGCACTATAA AACTTTGGATATGGCATCAGGGGATTTAGGTGCACCTGCTTATCGTAAATTTGACGTGGAGGCATGGATGCCTGGTTTAGAACGATTTGGCGAG ATATCAAGTGCATCAAATTGTACAGACTATCAAAGTCGACGACTGGGAATCCGGTATCGCCCATCAGAACCGTCATCGAATATCCCTAAAAGGGGTAAAGGAAACCTTGCTCCGCCAAAGTTTGTTCACACATTAAATGCGACTGCCTGTGCAGTGCCACGGATGATTGTTTGCTTGCTTGAGAATTACCAGCAAGAAGACGGCTCTGTTATTATCCCTGAGCCATTGAGGCCCTTCATGGGTGGGCTTGGGATTATAGCTCCTAAATCCGGATAG
- the LOC133865731 gene encoding histone H3.3: protein MARTKQTARKSTGGKAPRKQLATKAARKSAPTTGGVKKPHRYRPGTVALREIRKYQKSTELLIRKLPFQRLVREIAQDFKTDLRFQSHAVLALQEAAEAYLVGLFEDTNLCAIHAKRVTIMPKDIQLARRIRGERA, encoded by the exons ATGGCCCGTACAAAGCAGACTGCCCGCAAGTCCACTGGTGGCAAGGCTCCTAGGAAACAGCTCGCTACCAAG GCTGCTCGCAAATCAGCCCCGACTACGGGAGGGGTGAAGAAGCCCCACAGATACCGCCCCGGAACTGTTGCTCTTCG AGAAATCCGCAAGTACCAGAAGAGTACCGAACTTCTGATCAGGAAGCTCCCATTCCAGAGGCTGGTCCGTGAGATTGCTCAGGATTTCAAGACTGACCTGCGTTTCCAGAGCCACGCGGTCCTGGCGTTGCAGGAGGCGGCGGAGGCGTACCTGGTTGGTTTGTTCGAAGACACTAACCTCTGTGCCATCCATGCCAAGCGCGTTACCATCATGCCCAAGGACATTCAACTTGCTAGGAGGATCAGGGGCGAGAGGGCTTAA